From Riemerella anatipestifer ATCC 11845 = DSM 15868, a single genomic window includes:
- a CDS encoding aspartate kinase, translating into MKIFKFGGASVKDSESVKNVAFVLESQGFKECLLVVSAMGKTTNALEKVVEVYFQKGNYNEEIQKIKTSHIEIASGLFDKNHPVFDEISLFFDDVQAFLRRNKSPNYNFVYDQVVSCGEMISSKILSEYLNSRNFSNEWIDARDFIKTNDTYREGVVDWTETETNISQLNKEKCYVTQGFIGSDANNFTVTLGREGSDYSAAIFAYCLNANAMTIWKDVPGVMTGDPRKFKDVKLLSNISYEEAIEMAYYGASVIHPKTLQPLKQKNIPFFVKSFVEPQKAGTKVGISDENQKEESFILKENQNLIKISTRDFSFIAEDHISFIFNLLSQLKIKVSLMQNSAISLALCLEDKFAKLDELNEALQANFKTEVSKNVSLFTIRNANMDKLDRLYEGKNILLEQIAKNTVQIVIL; encoded by the coding sequence ATGAAAATATTTAAGTTTGGAGGAGCCTCGGTAAAAGACTCCGAAAGTGTTAAAAATGTAGCATTTGTACTAGAGAGCCAAGGCTTTAAAGAGTGTTTACTCGTAGTTTCTGCTATGGGGAAAACCACTAATGCTTTAGAGAAAGTTGTAGAAGTCTACTTCCAGAAAGGAAATTATAATGAAGAAATTCAAAAAATAAAAACATCACATATAGAAATAGCCTCTGGGCTTTTTGATAAAAACCACCCTGTTTTTGATGAAATTTCACTATTTTTTGATGATGTACAAGCTTTTTTAAGAAGAAACAAATCACCTAATTATAATTTCGTCTATGACCAAGTGGTGAGTTGCGGAGAAATGATTTCTTCTAAAATCCTTAGCGAATACCTCAATTCTAGAAATTTTAGTAATGAATGGATTGATGCTAGAGATTTCATTAAAACCAACGATACTTACCGTGAGGGTGTAGTAGATTGGACAGAAACCGAAACCAATATCTCTCAACTTAATAAAGAGAAATGCTATGTAACACAAGGATTCATTGGTTCTGACGCCAACAATTTCACTGTAACGCTAGGGCGTGAAGGCTCCGATTATTCCGCAGCTATTTTCGCTTATTGCCTTAATGCTAACGCAATGACCATTTGGAAAGATGTACCAGGTGTTATGACGGGAGACCCTAGAAAGTTTAAAGATGTTAAATTACTTTCTAACATTTCCTATGAAGAAGCCATAGAAATGGCATACTATGGAGCCTCTGTAATCCACCCAAAAACTTTGCAACCTTTAAAGCAAAAGAATATTCCGTTCTTTGTAAAATCTTTTGTAGAACCACAAAAAGCAGGTACTAAAGTAGGCATTTCAGACGAAAACCAAAAAGAAGAAAGTTTTATCCTTAAGGAAAATCAAAACCTAATTAAAATATCTACACGAGATTTTTCTTTCATCGCAGAAGACCATATTAGCTTTATTTTCAATCTTTTATCTCAACTAAAGATAAAAGTATCGTTGATGCAAAACTCTGCTATATCATTGGCTCTTTGTTTAGAGGATAAATTTGCAAAACTAGACGAACTTAACGAAGCTCTACAAGCTAATTTTAAAACAGAAGTTTCTAAAAATGTATCCTTATTTACTATAAGAAATGCCAACATGGATAAACTTGATAGACTGTACGAAGGGAAAAACATTCTATTAGAACAAATTGCTAAAAACACGGTTCAAATTGTAATTCTCTAG
- the dnaE gene encoding DNA polymerase III subunit alpha, which yields MYLIFDTETTGLPKNFNAPLSDSDNWPRMVQIAWQLHDEEGNLVENQDYIIKPEGYDIPFNATRIHGISTKMAHEQGRDLVEILEEFKEVLKKTKIVAGHNIEFDYNIVGAEFYRKSIENVLEKIPSADTMALGTDYCQLGGGRNGKYKPPKLEELYEKLYGEKFDEAHNAAADVNATAQVFFEMMRVGIIPAETLKISEEQLKVYQENHPSPIRPFAIVIRRQVEDFNKKKKRTDFGDISEIELGDYFNFHNHSIFSSLQSTTSIGDLIDKAKSNQFPAVGMVDLGNMMGAFKFVSDVEKYNSGVKKAHQEYLANKQKAEEEGADFNENAPESKELMAVLGCEFYISDRPEQKQFTKDDPDRRTNVVLLAKNFNGYKNLAKLSSLGYVNGFYFGVPRVSREMVAQYKDDVIAVTSGIYGDIPDAILNFGEQKGEERFKWWKETFGEDFYVQLQNHGLQEEEHLNEVLLDFADRYNVKILAQNETFYTDKSDANIQDIVSCIKDGEKLSTPVGKGFGKRKGLRSQEFYIKDAEELKQCFRQYPDAFEAYTELLSKFEPYTLKRDVLLPKFDIPEEFQSEEDLKDGGKRGENAYLRHLTYEGAKKRYDEITDDIRERLDFELEIIANTGYPGYFLIVQDFCNEARKMGVWVGPGRGSAAGSAVAYCIGITNVDPIKYDLLFERFLNPERISMPDIDIDFDDEGRDRIIKWVIDKYGKSNVAQIITYSVLGGKSAIKDAGRVLDVPIPETNNIAKLVPSVPGMNIAKALSKYDKLKDEDKVLVDEMKAVLDNPNDQRFPVLDSAKKMEGCIRNTGIHACGVIITPEDISNLVPISIAAKDADILVSQFDNSVAESAGLLKMDFLGLRTLTIIKDALKLVKERHGIDINPDEISLDDAKTYQLFKEGRTIGIFQYESPGMQKYMRELKPTVFADLIAMNALYRPGPIKYIPNFINRKHGVEEIIYDLPETEEYLKETYGITVYQEQVMLLSQKLANFTKGEADTLRKAMGKKQIDVLNKMYPKFIEGGKKNNLDEEKLNKIWNDWKAFAEYAFNKSHSTCYALIAYQTAFLKANYPAEYMASVMSNNINNTAQITMFMEDCRAMGVDVLGPDVNESQYKFSVNDKGQIRFGLGAIKGIGEGPSEAISQERAKGKFKNIYDFFERVTPSQVNKRVVESLVMAGAFDEVDTYHRAQYFDIDNSGKTNIEKLIRYGQSFQESKNEVENSLFADFAEEIQIEQPKIAPAMEWQNMHKLNKEKEIIGFYLSAHPLDEYKYQFRFIQGELSKKEVLSQKDEILEELQSIPKESVLIEDTEDEPDLAVDLDLVEGEDGEIIEEEVKNVEPKGSFNFLNLDEVEAFKDSIASGINPNLFSEKEAWKELRKINDAAKEYTVAGLITEYTIRDGKNSGEKIAFLTLEDYSGSYGFRLGDRDYMRLREKLALQRFVIIKIKMVISKDGRVFVNINEVIDLKDAFEKYAKSLSIVADITDIRRADIEFFQNDLLSHQGEHKLSFYLKNPNDETKLELPSIQRKINISAELLYKIQEYNKYQIFLN from the coding sequence ATGTATCTTATTTTTGACACGGAAACTACGGGATTGCCAAAGAATTTTAATGCTCCATTATCAGATTCGGATAACTGGCCGAGAATGGTGCAGATTGCTTGGCAGTTGCACGATGAAGAGGGTAATTTAGTGGAAAATCAAGATTATATCATCAAGCCCGAGGGTTATGATATTCCGTTCAATGCTACTAGGATACATGGGATTTCTACTAAAATGGCTCACGAGCAGGGACGAGATTTGGTGGAAATTTTAGAAGAATTTAAAGAGGTTCTTAAAAAAACAAAAATAGTCGCTGGACACAATATTGAGTTTGATTATAATATTGTGGGGGCGGAATTTTATAGAAAGTCCATAGAAAATGTGTTAGAAAAAATTCCGTCTGCCGATACTATGGCACTTGGGACAGACTACTGTCAGCTTGGAGGAGGTAGGAATGGAAAGTATAAACCGCCTAAATTGGAAGAACTTTACGAAAAACTCTATGGTGAAAAATTTGATGAAGCTCACAATGCTGCTGCCGATGTAAATGCCACGGCGCAAGTCTTTTTTGAAATGATGCGTGTTGGGATTATTCCTGCGGAAACGCTTAAAATTTCGGAAGAGCAGCTTAAGGTTTATCAAGAAAACCACCCGAGTCCTATTCGTCCGTTTGCGATTGTTATCAGGAGGCAAGTAGAGGATTTTAATAAAAAGAAAAAAAGAACCGATTTTGGCGATATTAGTGAGATTGAACTCGGTGATTATTTCAATTTTCATAATCATAGTATCTTTTCATCTTTACAGTCTACCACTTCCATAGGAGATTTGATTGATAAGGCTAAAAGTAATCAGTTTCCTGCTGTTGGTATGGTGGATTTGGGTAATATGATGGGGGCTTTCAAATTCGTTTCTGATGTAGAAAAATACAATTCTGGTGTTAAAAAAGCCCATCAAGAATATTTAGCTAATAAACAAAAAGCGGAAGAAGAGGGTGCAGATTTCAATGAAAATGCTCCAGAATCTAAAGAACTTATGGCAGTATTGGGCTGCGAATTCTATATTTCTGACCGTCCAGAGCAAAAACAATTTACTAAAGACGACCCTGACAGAAGAACTAATGTTGTGCTTCTCGCTAAAAACTTCAATGGTTATAAAAACTTAGCGAAGCTGTCCAGTTTAGGATATGTTAATGGTTTTTATTTTGGTGTACCTAGGGTGTCTAGGGAAATGGTGGCACAGTATAAAGACGATGTTATTGCGGTAACATCGGGTATTTATGGAGATATTCCAGATGCTATTTTAAATTTCGGAGAGCAAAAAGGAGAAGAACGATTTAAGTGGTGGAAGGAAACTTTCGGTGAGGATTTTTATGTTCAGCTTCAAAATCACGGTTTGCAAGAAGAGGAGCATTTGAATGAAGTTTTGTTAGATTTTGCGGATAGATACAATGTGAAAATTTTAGCCCAAAATGAAACTTTTTATACCGATAAATCTGATGCTAACATTCAAGATATTGTAAGTTGTATCAAAGATGGCGAAAAGCTGTCCACACCAGTAGGAAAAGGCTTTGGCAAGAGAAAAGGATTGAGGTCTCAAGAGTTTTATATCAAAGATGCGGAGGAACTCAAGCAGTGCTTTAGGCAGTATCCAGACGCTTTTGAGGCTTATACAGAGCTGTTGTCAAAATTTGAACCTTATACTCTAAAGAGAGATGTCTTATTGCCTAAATTTGATATTCCAGAAGAGTTTCAATCTGAGGAAGATTTGAAAGACGGTGGCAAAAGAGGAGAAAATGCATACCTGCGACATCTTACTTATGAAGGAGCGAAGAAGCGTTATGATGAAATTACGGATGATATAAGAGAAAGGTTAGACTTTGAGCTAGAAATTATTGCTAATACAGGCTACCCAGGATATTTCTTGATTGTTCAAGATTTTTGTAACGAAGCTAGAAAGATGGGGGTATGGGTAGGTCCTGGTAGGGGTTCGGCGGCAGGTTCGGCGGTGGCTTATTGTATTGGGATTACCAATGTAGACCCTATAAAATATGACCTCCTTTTTGAGCGTTTTTTAAATCCTGAAAGAATTTCAATGCCCGATATTGATATTGATTTTGATGATGAAGGACGGGACAGAATCATTAAATGGGTTATTGATAAATACGGTAAATCTAATGTAGCACAGATTATTACTTACTCCGTTTTGGGAGGTAAATCGGCGATTAAAGATGCGGGTAGGGTGCTAGATGTGCCTATTCCAGAAACCAATAATATTGCGAAACTTGTACCTTCTGTCCCAGGAATGAACATTGCTAAGGCTTTGTCTAAATACGATAAACTTAAAGATGAAGATAAAGTTTTGGTTGATGAAATGAAAGCAGTTTTAGATAATCCTAACGACCAGCGTTTCCCTGTGTTGGATTCGGCAAAAAAAATGGAAGGTTGTATTAGAAATACGGGAATCCATGCCTGTGGGGTGATTATTACACCTGAAGATATTTCTAATTTGGTGCCTATCTCGATAGCGGCTAAAGATGCCGATATTTTGGTCTCTCAGTTTGATAACTCGGTGGCAGAAAGTGCGGGGCTTTTAAAAATGGACTTTTTAGGGTTGAGGACTTTAACCATTATTAAAGATGCGCTTAAACTCGTAAAAGAAAGGCACGGTATAGACATCAATCCAGATGAAATTTCTTTAGATGATGCTAAGACTTATCAACTTTTTAAAGAGGGAAGAACCATAGGGATTTTCCAATACGAAAGTCCTGGTATGCAAAAATATATGAGGGAATTAAAGCCTACCGTTTTTGCGGATTTAATTGCGATGAATGCCTTGTATCGTCCAGGTCCAATTAAGTATATTCCTAACTTTATCAATCGTAAACACGGGGTTGAAGAAATTATTTACGACCTCCCAGAGACCGAAGAATACCTTAAAGAAACTTACGGAATTACTGTTTATCAGGAGCAGGTAATGCTTTTGTCTCAAAAATTGGCAAACTTTACTAAAGGTGAAGCAGATACATTGAGGAAGGCTATGGGGAAAAAGCAGATAGATGTTCTTAATAAGATGTATCCTAAATTTATAGAAGGTGGTAAAAAGAATAATCTAGACGAAGAAAAACTTAATAAAATCTGGAACGATTGGAAGGCGTTTGCGGAATATGCATTTAACAAATCTCACTCTACTTGTTATGCACTTATTGCTTATCAAACGGCGTTTTTAAAGGCAAATTATCCAGCCGAGTATATGGCGAGTGTGATGAGTAATAACATTAACAACACGGCACAAATCACAATGTTTATGGAGGATTGTAGAGCTATGGGCGTAGATGTTTTAGGACCAGATGTTAATGAAAGTCAGTATAAGTTTTCGGTGAATGATAAAGGGCAGATAAGGTTTGGTTTAGGAGCGATAAAGGGAATTGGTGAAGGTCCTAGTGAAGCGATTAGCCAAGAAAGAGCGAAAGGAAAATTTAAAAATATCTATGACTTCTTTGAAAGAGTAACACCGTCACAAGTGAATAAAAGAGTGGTGGAGAGTTTGGTAATGGCAGGAGCGTTTGATGAGGTAGATACTTACCATAGAGCACAATATTTTGATATTGATAATTCTGGCAAAACCAATATAGAGAAGCTTATTAGATACGGACAAAGTTTCCAAGAAAGCAAAAATGAGGTGGAAAACTCTCTTTTTGCAGATTTCGCAGAGGAAATACAAATAGAACAGCCTAAAATAGCACCAGCTATGGAGTGGCAAAATATGCATAAACTCAATAAGGAGAAAGAAATTATTGGGTTCTATCTATCGGCTCATCCTTTAGATGAGTATAAATATCAGTTTCGCTTTATACAAGGTGAGTTGAGTAAAAAAGAGGTTTTATCTCAAAAAGATGAAATCTTAGAAGAGTTGCAATCTATCCCGAAAGAATCTGTTTTAATAGAAGATACAGAAGATGAGCCAGATTTAGCGGTAGATTTAGATTTGGTAGAAGGTGAAGATGGCGAAATAATAGAGGAGGAAGTTAAAAATGTAGAACCTAAAGGCAGTTTTAATTTTTTAAATTTAGATGAAGTGGAAGCCTTTAAAGACAGTATTGCGAGTGGTATCAATCCTAATTTATTCTCTGAGAAAGAGGCTTGGAAAGAGTTAAGGAAAATTAATGATGCTGCTAAAGAATATACCGTGGCAGGGCTAATTACAGAATATACCATAAGAGATGGTAAAAATAGTGGCGAGAAAATTGCATTTTTAACTTTGGAAGATTATAGTGGGTCGTATGGTTTCCGTTTAGGCGATAGAGATTATATGCGTCTTAGGGAAAAATTGGCTTTACAAAGGTTTGTGATTATTAAGATAAAAATGGTAATTTCCAAAGACGGTAGGGTTTTTGTGAATATAAATGAAGTGATAGACCTTAAGGACGCTTTTGAAAAATATGCAAAATCACTATCCATTGTGGCGGATATTACTGATATTAGAAGAGCAGATATTGAATTCTTCCAAAACGATTTACTCTCTCATCAAGGAGAACATAAGTTAAGTTTTTATCTTAAAAACCCTAATGATGAAACGAAGCTAGAGCTACCGTCAATACAGAGGAAAATCAATATAAGTGCGGAGCTTTTGTATAAAATTCAGGAGTATAATAAGTATCAGATATTTCTTAACTAG
- a CDS encoding lysophospholipid acyltransferase family protein, with product MSLISKKDLIKAAGLDKVGFLKSPIASIIMRLTRINQVNALYDKIKHTEGKDFFKAFVKERNLKYIVFEEDLQKIPKTGPFILVANHPLGAIDGILMCKILTEIRPDFKIMGNFLLEKIEPMKPFVIPVNPFEGRKEIRSSLQGMKATLKHLEEGGCVGIFPAGEVSNKNNSFAQIMDKEWEKPALKLMKKAKVPIVPMYFHAKNSKLFYAMSKIHPDLQTLMLPSEMMNKREKPIRVRIGKPVSVKTIEDCDSVEEMEHLLQKKICLMKTYYDKRQSLADLMKLPNLNLKIPNKSENIVQNIIDETPQEDLIKEIETLKSEGKMLFDSGNYEVFFSSYQEIPSIMREIGRQRELTFRAVGEGSNLPFDLDEYDKHYHHLFLWDKEAQKLAGAYRMALGKEVMKKHGIKGFYTSSLFEFDQELQPFFRKVIEMGRAYISMEYQQKPFPLFLLWKGIVHVCLRNPDHKFLMGGVSISNKFSEFSKSLMIDFMRSHYYDSAVAQYIHPRNEFKIKLKERDKNLFFDGIDSDLGKLDKLIDDLEPEMRLPVLIKKYIKQNAKVISFNVDPNFNDAIDGLMYIRISDLPESTIKPVLEEMSEQLGPEEQKKQN from the coding sequence ATGAGTCTCATTTCTAAAAAGGATTTAATAAAAGCTGCTGGTTTAGATAAAGTAGGATTTTTAAAATCTCCTATCGCTTCTATAATTATGCGTTTGACGAGGATTAATCAAGTTAATGCTCTTTATGACAAAATAAAACATACTGAGGGCAAAGACTTCTTTAAAGCTTTTGTTAAGGAAAGAAATTTAAAGTATATCGTCTTTGAGGAAGATTTACAAAAAATCCCTAAAACAGGACCTTTCATATTAGTTGCTAATCACCCTCTAGGAGCGATAGACGGCATACTAATGTGTAAAATCTTAACCGAAATTCGTCCTGATTTTAAAATTATGGGCAATTTTCTCTTAGAGAAAATTGAACCTATGAAGCCTTTTGTAATCCCTGTAAATCCTTTTGAAGGCAGAAAAGAAATCCGTAGTAGTTTGCAAGGAATGAAAGCTACCTTAAAACATCTAGAAGAAGGTGGTTGTGTAGGTATATTCCCAGCGGGAGAAGTTTCTAACAAGAATAACTCTTTTGCTCAAATCATGGATAAAGAATGGGAAAAACCAGCTCTTAAGCTTATGAAAAAGGCTAAAGTCCCCATAGTCCCAATGTATTTTCATGCTAAAAACAGCAAACTTTTTTACGCAATGTCTAAAATACACCCTGATTTACAAACTCTAATGCTTCCATCTGAAATGATGAACAAAAGAGAAAAGCCTATTAGAGTAAGAATTGGGAAACCTGTTTCTGTAAAAACCATAGAAGACTGCGACTCTGTGGAGGAAATGGAGCATCTGCTACAAAAGAAAATTTGCCTTATGAAAACTTATTATGACAAAAGGCAATCGTTGGCAGATTTAATGAAACTCCCAAACCTCAATTTGAAAATTCCAAACAAGTCGGAAAACATCGTTCAAAACATCATAGACGAAACACCTCAGGAAGATCTAATTAAGGAAATAGAAACACTGAAAAGTGAAGGAAAAATGCTCTTTGATAGCGGAAACTATGAAGTCTTTTTCAGTTCTTATCAAGAGATACCTTCCATTATGAGAGAAATAGGTAGACAAAGAGAACTTACCTTCCGTGCAGTAGGAGAAGGCAGCAACCTTCCTTTTGATTTAGATGAATACGATAAACATTATCACCATCTTTTCTTATGGGATAAAGAAGCCCAAAAACTCGCGGGTGCTTACAGAATGGCTCTAGGTAAGGAGGTGATGAAAAAACACGGCATTAAAGGTTTCTATACCAGCTCCCTTTTCGAGTTTGACCAAGAACTACAACCATTCTTCCGAAAAGTGATAGAAATGGGAAGAGCTTATATCTCTATGGAGTACCAGCAAAAACCTTTCCCTCTATTTCTTCTTTGGAAGGGCATCGTGCATGTTTGTTTAAGAAACCCTGATCACAAATTTCTAATGGGTGGTGTAAGTATCAGCAACAAATTTTCGGAATTTTCTAAATCACTTATGATAGACTTTATGCGTTCTCATTACTATGATTCCGCTGTTGCCCAATACATACACCCAAGAAATGAATTTAAAATTAAACTAAAAGAAAGAGACAAAAATCTATTTTTTGATGGTATAGACTCAGATTTAGGAAAGCTAGACAAACTCATTGATGATTTGGAACCAGAAATGAGATTACCTGTATTGATAAAGAAGTACATTAAACAAAATGCTAAGGTTATTTCCTTTAATGTAGACCCAAACTTTAATGACGCTATTGATGGATTGATGTATATTCGTATCAGCGACCTCCCTGAAAGCACCATTAAGCCTGTATTGGAAGAAATGAGCGAACAACTAGGTCCCGAAGAACAAAAAAAACAAAACTGA
- the fbp gene encoding class 1 fructose-bisphosphatase codes for MSQQSLQTLGEFIIDKQDDFQYSTGELSRLLSAIRLASKVVNREVNKAGIADIIGKAGNTNIQGEDQQKLDVLANDIFINALSQREVVCGIASEESDDFVEIKSGENGHLSKYVVLIDPLDGSSNIDVNVSVGTIFSIYRRVTEPGTPVQLEDFLQKGVNQVAAGYVVYGSSTMIVYTTGNGVNGFTLDPSLGTYYLSHPNMQFPKKGKIYSINEGNYIKFPQGVKDYLKYCQMEEGDRPYTSRYIGSLVSDFHRNMIKGGIYIYPSYSQAPNGKLRLLYECNPMAFLAEQAGGRASNGFQRILEIEPTELHQRVPFFCGSEEMVKKAEEFMAQVKDA; via the coding sequence ATGTCACAACAATCATTACAAACATTAGGCGAGTTTATAATTGATAAACAAGATGATTTTCAGTATTCTACGGGGGAGCTTTCTAGGCTTTTAAGTGCTATAAGGTTGGCTTCTAAAGTAGTGAACAGAGAAGTGAATAAAGCTGGGATTGCAGATATCATTGGTAAGGCAGGAAACACCAATATACAAGGGGAAGACCAGCAGAAGCTAGATGTCTTGGCTAATGATATTTTCATCAATGCACTTTCTCAGAGAGAGGTGGTATGTGGCATTGCTTCAGAAGAAAGTGATGATTTTGTAGAAATAAAATCAGGTGAGAATGGGCATTTGAGTAAATATGTGGTGTTGATAGACCCTTTGGATGGGTCGTCTAATATAGATGTTAATGTATCGGTAGGGACGATTTTCTCTATTTATAGAAGAGTTACAGAGCCAGGTACTCCTGTACAGCTAGAAGATTTCCTACAAAAAGGTGTTAATCAAGTGGCAGCAGGTTATGTAGTGTATGGTTCTTCCACAATGATTGTTTACACCACAGGGAATGGGGTTAATGGTTTCACATTAGACCCAAGTTTAGGTACTTATTATCTCTCTCACCCTAATATGCAGTTTCCTAAAAAAGGAAAAATATACTCCATAAATGAGGGTAATTATATTAAATTTCCGCAAGGGGTTAAAGATTATTTAAAATACTGCCAAATGGAAGAAGGAGACCGTCCTTACACTTCTCGTTATATAGGCTCTTTGGTTTCGGATTTTCATAGAAATATGATTAAAGGTGGAATTTATATCTATCCGTCTTATTCACAGGCTCCTAACGGAAAATTAAGACTTCTATATGAGTGTAATCCTATGGCGTTTTTAGCAGAACAAGCGGGAGGTAGAGCGTCTAATGGTTTTCAAAGAATTTTGGAAATAGAGCCTACAGAGTTGCACCAAAGAGTGCCGTTTTTCTGTGGAAGCGAAGAAATGGTAAAAAAAGCAGAGGAGTTTATGGCTCAAGTTAAAGATGCTTAA
- a CDS encoding DUF3575 domain-containing protein translates to MKNIAIILFLGLTTLTSAQSTQEETNTTKPKSLYIKGNVLTLPLSIINGGLEYQLAPKYTIQGDILISPWKSAFGNHMQIYMGHLEGRYYFKEAFNGWYVGANVGGGVFDMTKWNYLDTKKFQRGFNYMIGAVVGYQYQWKDKWNIDFFLGGGTSQGFYHGYEPTEEPPHFLKRYESHPDYWNKSGEWIPYRGGIMISYKLR, encoded by the coding sequence ATGAAAAATATAGCCATTATACTTTTTTTAGGTTTAACAACTCTAACATCAGCACAGTCTACCCAAGAAGAGACAAACACAACAAAGCCTAAATCTTTATATATTAAAGGAAATGTTCTCACTCTACCGCTATCCATCATCAATGGAGGACTAGAGTATCAATTAGCACCCAAGTATACCATACAGGGAGATATCCTTATTTCACCTTGGAAATCTGCGTTTGGCAATCATATGCAAATTTATATGGGACATTTGGAGGGTAGATATTATTTTAAGGAAGCATTTAATGGTTGGTATGTTGGAGCAAATGTTGGAGGTGGAGTTTTTGATATGACCAAATGGAATTACCTTGACACAAAAAAATTTCAAAGAGGGTTTAATTATATGATAGGGGCTGTAGTTGGATATCAGTACCAATGGAAAGATAAATGGAATATTGACTTTTTCTTAGGTGGAGGAACTTCACAAGGTTTTTATCACGGCTACGAACCAACAGAAGAACCACCACATTTCTTGAAAAGATACGAAAGTCATCCAGACTATTGGAATAAAAGTGGAGAATGGATTCCTTATAGAGGTGGTATTATGATTTCATACAAATTAAGATAA
- the rpsO gene encoding 30S ribosomal protein S15, whose protein sequence is MYLTKEKKAEIFAKHGKSAQDTGSAEGQIALFTYRINHLSQHLKSNHKDFATEKSLVKMVGKRKRLLDYLKNKDIERYRAIIAELGLRK, encoded by the coding sequence ATGTATTTAACTAAAGAAAAAAAGGCAGAAATCTTCGCAAAGCACGGAAAATCTGCGCAGGACACAGGTAGTGCAGAAGGGCAAATCGCTCTTTTCACTTACAGAATTAACCACCTATCTCAGCACTTAAAGTCTAATCACAAAGACTTCGCTACTGAGAAATCACTTGTTAAAATGGTAGGTAAAAGAAAGAGATTATTAGATTATCTTAAAAACAAAGATATCGAAAGATATAGAGCAATTATTGCTGAACTAGGATTAAGAAAATAA